In the genome of Chryseobacterium sp. 52, the window TTCAATAGGTAAAAAACATTTTGTAATTTAACCTTTCGGAAATATTTCCGTCATACCAAATCCAAGATTATGAAAACCGTTGGTTCTGTACAGATTAAGCTTTATCTCATGCTATGCTGCATGTATTTTCTGTTTAATTCCTGCTCCGGACCTGTTCCGGCATCAAATATCACTGATATTTCCGATATAAAAGCTGAGATTGATATCTACCAGAAACTAACGGATGAAAATGATAACAGCATCTCCATTATTTTACATGATAAAAAAGGTAACATGTTCGGTAATGACTCTGTAAATATATTTGTTAATGGAAAAAAGGCAGAATACAGAATTGTACAGGAGTTATATTACAACAAAAACTACTTTTATCATACTGAAAAGATTCCGCCTGAAAATGGCAGCTATGAATTTCAAATTCAATTGGCCAATGGTAAAAAGTTTTTTCTGGGGCATGTTCCCTCTCTGAAGGTAAGCAGCTCAAGGAATATCATTTATAAAGAGGAAGCCCCGCTGAACCAGGATTATTCTATCCAGTGGTCGGGTCTCAACGATGTTAATGTCCTGTATTTAAGCAAAAGCGTTAAAGTAATAACCAAAGAGGAAAGCAATATAGAGACCTTTATGCAGCAGGCCGCAGATACCATAAAGATTGGCCCCTCTGGAAACTATACCCTAAAAAAAGAAAATTTTGCCAAACCTGGCGAAACACTAAGTACACTGAGTTTTGAATTCACCGCAGAGAAAACCGGAACAGTCAATTCTCAACTGTTAAAAGGAAGCAGTATTACAATCAGCGGTAACCACGATGAAAGCGTAAGCTTCAAATAATATATTAAACTTAATTTCTTACCTATTGATACTCTAAAAATAATATTACAAAATTTATTTAATCATAGACTATACACAACACTCAAATCTTATAAGTAAAGACTTGGGTTGTTATTTTTATGAATTAAAAGTTAATGGTAAATTGTTAAAAAAAGACTTCGAAAACTTTTATAAGTAAAGCATTCTATCATTCGTAAAAATCTTTTCAAAAAAAATCTACCTAGCTTAATTTGTCATTTCTTTAGAATCGCATACATTTGCACTTATAATTAAATGAATATTCATTTAACTATAAATTTACAACAGAAAAAATATTTTATGCGAAACAGAGATTCCGAAAAACAAGCCTTAATAAGGGAAAAGGCAATTGAAATCATTGTTAAAGATGGCTTAGACGGTTTTACCATTAGTAAGCTCGCCAAAGCTTGTGGGATCTCTGTGGGAACTCCATACGTGTACTACAAAGACAAGGACGACCTTATTGTACGCCTCGTTATTGAAGAAGGAAATAAAATGGAAGCACAGATTAATAAAGATTTTGACCCCGGCGCTTCTCTGGTGGAGGGACTTCGCATACAATGGACTAACAGATATCGATATGCTTTGGAAAATCCTCTACATCTCCCATTTTTTGAGCAGATTAATAATTCGCATTTCAGCCAGCGTTTTACAGAAATGTTCAACGAAAAACCGGGTATGTTCATGAGTGAGTTTAAAAATAATCTCCTTGATTTTATATCGAATACGGTACAACGGGGTGAAACCGATGAACTTCCATTTGAAATTTACTGGTCGATGGCATTTGCTCCTCTCTATACATTACTTCGTTTTCACCAACAGGGAAAAAGTATTAGCGGACTGCCATTCATCCTGACTGACGAAATGGTATGGACTACATTTGAAAAGGTATGTAAAGCTTTAAAAAAATAATTTTAACATAAATTAAACAATGACACATTCATTTTTAATGATAGGACAGTCGAATATGGCAGGCCGTGGATTTTTGGAAGAAGTACCACCGATCTATGATGAAAAAATTAAAATGTTGAGAAATGGCCGCTGGCAAGTGATGACCGAGCCATTAAATTACGACAGGTCTACTGCTGGTGTAGGATTAGCAGCTTCTTTTGCCTCTGCCTGGCGTTTATTCCATAATCAGGAAGATGATATTGCTTTGATTCCATGCGCTGATGGTGGCACCAGCCTTGACGATTGGGACATAGAAGGTTCTTTATTTGAAAATACAGTCCTGCAAGCAAAAGCGGCACAAAAGATCAGCACACTGCAGGGAATTTTATGGCATCAGGGAGAAAACGACAGCCTCGGTAACAGGCACATTCAGTATCAACAGAAATTGACACGTATTATAGAGCAGCTAAGGAAAGAGCTTAATATTCCGCATATTCCTCTGATCATAGGAGGATTAGGTAATTTCCTGGGCAATGGTATTTATGGTAAATATTTCAATGAGCATCATCAGATCAATGAAGCTCTAATGCAATTTACAGAAGCAAATGAAAATACATATTTTGTATCTTCGGATGGATTAACAGCTAATCCTGATGGCGTTCATTTTGACGCCGCGTCTCAGAGAAAATTCGGAATCCGATATTTTGAAGCATTTCATGATAAGAAAAACATACCGGAAGCTTTAGTTCATGAGACTGATACTCTTGATACTATCTATCAGAGACCTTTAACAAAGAATGAAAAGATGGGGATTCTTCAGCATCAATTCGGATTGGGGAAAATATCAGTACAGGAGTTCGGGCTTCAGGCCTCAGCTATTCAGTAGAAATCAGATATTATTGATTTCTTATTCAATACAGCGATATTGATTAATCCCGCTTTGTTTTTCCACCCTCTAATAGTCTTGATTATTTTTATTATATTTTTCATTACTTTAACTTATTCGAATAGTATCCTATTTCAAACTATAAATAATGAAAAAAAAGCTTACTCATTCTTTTCACTTTTATCCGTATTCTGTGCTCTGTTCAGTACAAAATACAACGGGTTTACGTTGATCAATTTAAAGATTTATTGAAATAAATATAAAAGGGTGAACTTTAAATAAAAAGTTAAACTTAATTTTAGATAGGATATTTCTATGAAGAATATCTCAAACTATATTTAATCATCAATTATGCAAAACACTAAAATCCAGGAAGAATGGTTCTCAAAAGGAGAACAGTATGCAACAGAAGTTAATAAAATGGTTGATTTCGGTGAAAAAAACGGCTGGGACAAATGGAAAGGTAAAGATCCGGAAGATACAAGGTCTGATCTTGCTGAAGAAGTTTTCAACCTGCTTAAAACAGCTAACCGGAATAACGATACCGAAAACTTCAGAGAATTTTTCCCTCCGGCGCACACCCCTATCATTCCTCTGTTTGAAAACAGATCACAGAGTATTGAACAGCTTCATTTTATTTCTGATCAAAAGATTGTTTTTGCTACCGGAACGTCCTATGAAAAAAGACAGGCTTACCTGCTGGATCACGGCCAGGTTACAGAACTTGATGAAAATATTCAGGCTGTCGGAAAATCAAAACAGGGAAATATTTTTGCCATAGCAAAGCCTGGTAAAATATCAATCTATAAAGGTTGGGACGGAGATCTTATCAATGAATTCCAACTCAATGAGACTTCAGAATTAGGGATTACAAACCTGATCCCTTTCAACGATGGAAGTAAACTGCTTCTGGTCACTTCATTTGGTATTTATCTGATTTCTCAAAAAGAAGAAAAGCTCATTCATCCCCTCAATGAAGATAATGAGGAAGACTGGACACCGGATATCGACATGGAAAATGCTGGTCTTTCCAATGATAATTCCTATATCGCAGTCGGGGACCAGAGTTATGATCACAGAATTTTAGATCCGGAAGGCAACACCTTAGGGTCTATTGGGGCGCAGTCTTCATATCCGCATTTCTGTCTGTTTTCAAAGGATGACAGCCAACTGATCACCAATTCCTGCCACTTTTACAACGGTATTACCATAGGAATCAACTCTGATCAGTATGTAGGTGCCAACATTGAAGCGTATACGGAAAGTGATGAGTACACGGTTATAGATGAAGAAATGAGAGTGTATGCAGGCACCGCTACACAAGATTATTATATTCTTGGTGATGCTTATGGATACATCAAAGCATTTGACAAAGAAGGGAAACAGCTCTGGAGATACTTTTTAGGTTCTACCATCTCCGGAATGACTCTTTCAGACGATGAAAAAACGCTTTGGGTAGCAGCACATTCCGGTATTTTACACCAGTTAAAATTAGACAAGGGACAAAGGGATACCCATACAATAGGCAACGGAAATCATTATGAAGAATTCAGGCTGCTGATCTGGAAGGATGAGCCGCAGATATGGAAATGGTAGAAACTTCAAAACATAAAAAAGACTTCTGTTCGTGCAGAAGTCTTTTGTTATTGTATTAAAATTAATGATTCTTTCAAGTCTTTCATCTGTATTAATACTGCTATTCTGGCTAGCAACTAATTACGGCTTGATTTAAAATATTTTTTTAATTCTTTAATAATTTCACTGAATGTTTATCCCCGTTTTTAGCTTCAATCTGAATGATATAATTCCCTTTTTCCAAATTTTGAATATTGATTCGATCATTGAATTTTGAAGACCCCGTTTGGGCTATTTTACCTGAGAGATCATAAATTTTGAAATTAAAAGTTTCATTGCCATACTTTTTATTTTGGATGGTTACACTATTTTCTGCAGGGTTGGGATACAGTGTAAACAGATTATTCTGATCTTTTTCTGATACAGAATCCGTCCCTAAATACGAAGAATCTATAAACTTACACAAATATGACTTATCGCCGGTCGTTACACTGCCACCACTGTATGCAAGAATAAACGAACCGTTATTTGGATTAAATAATTTACTAAAATAATCGGCTCTGATTCCTTCAGTTGGAGGCGGAAGTGTGGTCATGAATTCCTGAAATCCCTTATTTGAAATGGTATAATCTACACTTCCACTGGAATTAAATCTAGTCACAAATAATTGTTGGTTGAGATTGGGTCCCCCAGTGAACCAACGACTAATAATTCCCATTGCTACTATTTTTGAATTAGGTAATACAGTGATCTGACTCAAACTCAATTGGGGAGCATCTACAAAGAAATATTTAGGAGTTATTCCGTTATTACCAAAACTCGGGATTAATGCTCCATTTGAAATTTGAATCTTTGATAAAAAGAAAGTATCAGATGAGGAGGTTTGATGTAAGCATAATATAGAATTGTCTGAATAATTGTATTCAAAACCTTTAACTTTAGTACTTTGAGTATTGGGTATGAATACAGCTCCGTTATCACCAAATGTGGAATCATACGTACCATCTGGCAATCTTCTTTCTATATAAGACTCTACATTACTTGTTAATGGATTATTTCTGGAACCACCCATGACCAGTTTCCCATCATTCTGAATATAAAACTTATAGGATGTGAAAGAAGGGAGTGCTAATTTTCCATTGGTTCCAAAACCGGTATCAATCATTCCACTGGAATTAATTTTTGTCAGATAGGCACCATTATTAGATGCATACACGTAGGTATTGCCATCAGGATCAACAGCCATATCATATACAGACCCGTTTTGCCCCACTGACTGCGTTGTAAAACCATTGGTTCCAAAACTGGTATCCAGAGTTCCGTCCAGATTAATTCTCGTAACAAACAAATCATACAAACTATGAGTAGGAGTAGCATTTACTCTCCCACAAATAATTATCTTATCGTGATGTAAAACAATCTTTTTTATTAATTCGCTTTTAGCCGATGAATTCGCGCCCATATCATAGTTTTTCGTACCAAAAGAAGCATCTATAATTCCATTTTGATTTACTTTTCTAATGGTGATGGAACCTGTTGAAGTTGCCGTAATAAATTGGCCGTCCGGGAGCATCACAGCATCTGAAGCAGAATCATAATTATCGTAATTAGAATAACCACCTGTTCCAAAGGAGGTATCTAAAACAAGGCTTTGTGCATTAAAAAAATGCATAATAATTGAGAATAGTAAGAAATAGAATTTTTTCATTGATATAGTCGTTTGAATTTCTGAAAAGTTTGCAAATATACAAAGGTTTGTCCCATTACGCATCAAAACTATTTACTGTGATATAGCATATTTATACAAATAAATGTATTCTCTTTCAGCTGGCTTTTTGTACTTTAGTTTCACAAATATCCCAATTTACAAGAACTCATGGAAAAATACGCCTTATCCTCAGACGGACAGAAAATACACTATAAAGAAAACGGGCAGGGAGCTTCTTCCATCCTATTTGTACACGGATGGCTAGGTAATGCGGAATGGTGGAACGGACAGCAGGAACATTTCAAAAACCAATATCATATTATACAAATGGATCTGGCAGGACACGGAAAATCTGATGCCTCCAGGAAAGAATGGACAAGTGAATTATATGCAGATGATATCAAAGCGGTAGCAGAACAGAGCAATTCATCGGAAATCATTCTTGTTGGCCATTCTATGTCAGGAGCGTATGTTCTGGAAGCTTCCTTAAAAATACCACACGTAAAAGCTCTTATTCTGGTAGATACTGTAAAAGATCTTGATGAAACTTTTACGGAAGAACAGGCTGATCAGTTTTTATTTGTTCATTACCGTAACGACTTTAAAAATGCAGTCGAAAATATCCTCCCCCAATATCTTTTTGCCGAAAAAACACCATCTGACGTACAGCATAAACTGCAACATGAGTTTCTTCAAAATAAATCGGAAGCAGCTATTAATCTCCTGAGACCTTTATATAAAACCGATTTCAGGGAAATAGCTGCTAAGGTTCAAATACCGGTAAGAGCTATTAATTCAGATATGCCTCCTACCAGCCTCGAAAACAACAGAAAGTATTTGAAAGATTATGATTATACCGAAATGATAGGAACAGGACACTACCCTATGCTGGAAAATTCTGAGGAATTTAATAAATTACTTGATAATATTCTTAAAGACCTGACTTAAAATAGAAAACATTAGGTAAACAAATACTTGTTTCGACTAAACAGCTCACATCAAAATTTTAGTTCAAGTGAAAAATAATCTAGAAAACTATCCTTTTCTTTTTACTTTCAATACAAAACAATTAATCAATACCACAACGATTAGGGAAAGGTTAAGCCGTAAACCCCATGATCTATTTTCACCTCACAGAACCAATTTTCATATGATTTACCTTTTCACGGAAGGGCATGGAAAACATCTTATAGATTTTAATGAATTTGAGGTCAATGAAAAACATATTCTATTTATTTCACAAGGTCAGGTACATGCATTTGATCCAAAAGAAACTTATGACGGAAGAGCTCTGGTATTTACTAACGATTTCTTTTTACGGACAGAAAGAGACCAAGAGTATTTTCAAAACAGCTTGCTATTCAATACGATTCAACAGCCCTATTTTGATGTTACTGATCACTTTGAAGAACTAAAATCCATATTTATAGAAGTTTATAATGAACTGAATAAACCCACTGATAAATATCAAGGAGCATTGTTACACAATCTTCTATACCGCATTTTTCTGCTTTCAGAAAGAAAATTTGAAACTCAGCTTGACACCAGACCCACAGACTTAAAAGCGATCCAACTTGTTACCCGCTTCAAGCAACTGGTAGAAAAAAATTACAAGATCCAAAGACACGTAAAGTTTTATTCAGAAGAACTCGCTGTATCACAGCGTACCCTTCAGTTAGCTGCATCCAAGGTCTTTGGAAAAACCCCTAAAGAATGGATCAGCGACAGAACTATTCTTGAAATCAAAAGAATGCTGGTCTACGATCAATTTTCTGTAAAAGAGATTGCCTTTTTAATCAACTATGAAGACCCAACAAACTTGGTAAAGTTTTTCAGGGATAAAACAGGCATGACAACAACAGAGTTCAAAATAAGATTTCAGAATTGCGCGTTTTAACCATTCTTTTTTTGTTTTTGATCCCCATTTTTGCTGCCTATCTGAATATTTTTGATATTCAATAACTTACCTATCTATGACAGCATTAAAACAAAACAAATTTATAACGTTTCCAATTTATATTGGCTTAATTTTCACCCTGTTCATCAACGGATGGAACTTATTATTGGGTGAAAAATTGATATTTTTAAAATATCTTAATATCTATAATATTACGCCTATCGAAAGCTATCCTTCTTATTTCGAAATCTTATTGCAACTGACAGGAATAGCTCAGTTGCTAGCGTCTCTTACAATATTTTTTGCATTGGTTAGAAAAGAATTCTTTCCTAACCATCCTTCTTTCATCTTAAAATACGGAGTACTGTTGGCTATATTTTCTATAACCTTATTTGGATTTATGGTAAGGATTTCCTCCAATCATGGAGGGGCTGCCAACCTTTACTTCTACATGGTTCTTCTTTACTTTCTTCTGTGGTATATAGAAAAACAATCATCTGATAACAATCAGAATATTTTCAACAACATAAAATTATTGCCCATCTATTTTTCGGTTTTTTATACAATGGGATTTCCCGGCTGGCAAAAAATCATCAACCCTTATGAAGTAATGGGAAAATATATAAAAATGTTTGACGGATCCTTTTTATCCAAATTACCGGGAGGTACACAACCGTTAATATATTTCTTAGGTGCCATGGAAACTGCAGTAGTGGTTCTGCTTATTGTAAGCCTTGTAAAACGAGAGTTTTTGTATAGAATAGAATGTACTTTTCTCAATTTCGCTTTACTGATCAGCATGATTACTTTTGTTATGCTCAGTTTTGGATTAGGAATATTAACTAATTATCCGGGTTCTACCAATCTAATATTTTATGCTATTCTAACTTTAGGGCTATACGCATACATATCATATACCTCACAAAAACAAATCAATACAAACGAGTTATAATAATTGATAGAAAAAGTCTTTCAAAACCTCTTCCCCAATCCAAAAAACTTCCCGTAATTTGTGATCTGTGCGTTAAATATAATCAATGAAATAAAATTTTAAATCAAAACATACAGTAAAACTTAGTATAAGTTTTCTTCGGGGCAGGGTGAAATTCCCTACCGGCGGTTACAGTCCGCGACTCCTTTCTTTTGAAGGGACTGATCTGGTGAAATTCCAGAACCGACAGTTAAAGTCTGGATGGGAGAAGAAAATGAAACGGTCAGTAAGATTCCTTACGGGCTTATTGTGCCGTATTTCATTTCCATGTACCGAAGACTATTTTAACTTTTAAAAGTAAAATAACATGGAAAAATTATTAGAACAATTTGGAGCAACCTCCACAGAACGTGTAGAAAATGCACTTCTAAAACTACAACAGGGAAAAGGAATTCTTTTAGTAGATGATGAAAACCGTGAAAACGAAGGTGATATCATCTTTCCCGCATCTACCATTACAGAAAAGGACATGGCACTTTTGATCCGCGAATGCAGCGGCATTGTCTGTTTATGCATTTCGGAAGAAAAAAGTAAACACCTCAATCTGCGTCCGATGGTAGAAAATAATAACTCTAAAAACCAGACCGCATTTACCATTTCTATTGAAGCCAAAGAAGGTGTGGAATCCGGTGTATCTGCAAAAGACCGTGTCACAACGATCAGAACTGCTGTGGCAGAAGATGCACAGGCGATCCATATCGCAAGCCCGGGACATGTTTTCCCCCTCATTGCTAAGGAAGGTGGTGTTTTCGAAAGACGCGGCCATACGGAAGGCAGTGTGGATCTTGTAAAAATGGCGAATCTCGGTGATGATGCCGTACTCTGCGAACTGACCAATGAAGACGGTTCTATGGCAAGGCTTCCGGAAATCGCAGACTTTGCTTCCCAAAAAGGAATGAGCGTAGTAACGATTGAAGATATTTACGCCTACCGAAAAATAATGAGCAACTAAAAAATTATAAATAACGCACAGAGCCGCCGTCCGATTTCATCGGACGGCGGCTTTATTTAAATAATTCATTAAAAATGAGTTACAGTAAAATATAATCCCATTTTTATTTATCTTAGTGAAAATTTTGACCATGAAAAAAACATTACTCTTTTTGCTGGGTATTTCCGGCGTACTTTCTGCACAGATCACTTTGACAAAGGCAGCCAACGACCCTGTCACAGGTGATATTGCGAATAACTATACCGTAACAGGAACTGTAAACAATTCTGCTACAGGAGCTAATACTACCTTTTCAAACGGCAGTCTGACACAAGGAGCAGCTTCCCCAACATCTTATACCACCCCTGCTGCTGGTGAGATCACGACTTTTCCAGGCTCTACCATCAAAATGAGCAGCGGAGGAACTTCTATTTTT includes:
- a CDS encoding TetR/AcrR family transcriptional regulator — its product is MRNRDSEKQALIREKAIEIIVKDGLDGFTISKLAKACGISVGTPYVYYKDKDDLIVRLVIEEGNKMEAQINKDFDPGASLVEGLRIQWTNRYRYALENPLHLPFFEQINNSHFSQRFTEMFNEKPGMFMSEFKNNLLDFISNTVQRGETDELPFEIYWSMAFAPLYTLLRFHQQGKSISGLPFILTDEMVWTTFEKVCKALKK
- a CDS encoding sialate O-acetylesterase yields the protein MTHSFLMIGQSNMAGRGFLEEVPPIYDEKIKMLRNGRWQVMTEPLNYDRSTAGVGLAASFASAWRLFHNQEDDIALIPCADGGTSLDDWDIEGSLFENTVLQAKAAQKISTLQGILWHQGENDSLGNRHIQYQQKLTRIIEQLRKELNIPHIPLIIGGLGNFLGNGIYGKYFNEHHQINEALMQFTEANENTYFVSSDGLTANPDGVHFDAASQRKFGIRYFEAFHDKKNIPEALVHETDTLDTIYQRPLTKNEKMGILQHQFGLGKISVQEFGLQASAIQ
- a CDS encoding T9SS type A sorting domain-containing protein; the encoded protein is MKKFYFLLFSIIMHFFNAQSLVLDTSFGTGGYSNYDNYDSASDAVMLPDGQFITATSTGSITIRKVNQNGIIDASFGTKNYDMGANSSAKSELIKKIVLHHDKIIICGRVNATPTHSLYDLFVTRINLDGTLDTSFGTNGFTTQSVGQNGSVYDMAVDPDGNTYVYASNNGAYLTKINSSGMIDTGFGTNGKLALPSFTSYKFYIQNDGKLVMGGSRNNPLTSNVESYIERRLPDGTYDSTFGDNGAVFIPNTQSTKVKGFEYNYSDNSILCLHQTSSSDTFFLSKIQISNGALIPSFGNNGITPKYFFVDAPQLSLSQITVLPNSKIVAMGIISRWFTGGPNLNQQLFVTRFNSSGSVDYTISNKGFQEFMTTLPPPTEGIRADYFSKLFNPNNGSFILAYSGGSVTTGDKSYLCKFIDSSYLGTDSVSEKDQNNLFTLYPNPAENSVTIQNKKYGNETFNFKIYDLSGKIAQTGSSKFNDRINIQNLEKGNYIIQIEAKNGDKHSVKLLKN
- a CDS encoding alpha/beta fold hydrolase; amino-acid sequence: MEKYALSSDGQKIHYKENGQGASSILFVHGWLGNAEWWNGQQEHFKNQYHIIQMDLAGHGKSDASRKEWTSELYADDIKAVAEQSNSSEIILVGHSMSGAYVLEASLKIPHVKALILVDTVKDLDETFTEEQADQFLFVHYRNDFKNAVENILPQYLFAEKTPSDVQHKLQHEFLQNKSEAAINLLRPLYKTDFREIAAKVQIPVRAINSDMPPTSLENNRKYLKDYDYTEMIGTGHYPMLENSEEFNKLLDNILKDLT
- a CDS encoding helix-turn-helix domain-containing protein, whose product is MKNNLENYPFLFTFNTKQLINTTTIRERLSRKPHDLFSPHRTNFHMIYLFTEGHGKHLIDFNEFEVNEKHILFISQGQVHAFDPKETYDGRALVFTNDFFLRTERDQEYFQNSLLFNTIQQPYFDVTDHFEELKSIFIEVYNELNKPTDKYQGALLHNLLYRIFLLSERKFETQLDTRPTDLKAIQLVTRFKQLVEKNYKIQRHVKFYSEELAVSQRTLQLAASKVFGKTPKEWISDRTILEIKRMLVYDQFSVKEIAFLINYEDPTNLVKFFRDKTGMTTTEFKIRFQNCAF
- the ribB gene encoding 3,4-dihydroxy-2-butanone-4-phosphate synthase, which encodes MEKLLEQFGATSTERVENALLKLQQGKGILLVDDENRENEGDIIFPASTITEKDMALLIRECSGIVCLCISEEKSKHLNLRPMVENNNSKNQTAFTISIEAKEGVESGVSAKDRVTTIRTAVAEDAQAIHIASPGHVFPLIAKEGGVFERRGHTEGSVDLVKMANLGDDAVLCELTNEDGSMARLPEIADFASQKGMSVVTIEDIYAYRKIMSN